The following are encoded together in the Magnetospirillum gryphiswaldense MSR-1 v2 genome:
- a CDS encoding chemotaxis protein CheB yields MSKRETNRKSSDRRYDGAPVPFIVGIGASAGGLEALERFFEHMPPAPTGMAFVVVQHLSPDHKSLMVDLLSKRTSLPVLQVEENMRVNADTVYVLPPGKTLVIRDRHLRLAAKDQRNGIVLPIDIFLHSLALDQGGMAAAVILSGTGSDGTRGVRAIHEQGGMVVVQNPETARFDGMPRSAIDTGIVDEILPPDEIALRLQSFVSQAATVHPAEQSQKQMQGGADEVDRIIRVLLSQTGTDFSHYRRGTLVRRIERRMHLNQVEHYTDYAVQLAASPQEAANLRKELLISVTAFFRDPIMFEDLRASVLEPLVKRTPSGASIRLWVCGCATGEEAYSLAILLAEAVSVSKKEIDVKVFATDIDRNAMDFASVGIYAESTVADVSPELLDKYFIKIGDNYKVVPQIRRMVLFAAHNVIKDPPFTKIDLVSCRNLLIYFEPELQQAVLSRLQFSLKVGGHLMLGSSETLGGMADNFDAVSGKNRIFRLTCQPPLPLSGVGTATDNVGRMLPTLVARGRASPGIAVEEATQALLRSTCPPTLLVNEAFEMVHNFGGVERFLRLPTGAISLDLLKHLPSGLSALLAATLHRVFREWQEIHLQNTVIENQAGESETIKLILQPVPSPGGLRRHVLVMFMACTPRDGDAITIDVDQVASERIRTLENELQSSRESQQTVIEELETTNEELQATNEEMLAANEELQSANEELQSVNEELYTVNAELNEKVDELTRLNSDLDTLMEATDIGIVFLDNAGLVRRFTPMAGKIINLMDRDIGRPIFNLSNNLDYPDLSDDIRLVLANSQFLEREATIADGSSTMLIRMHPYRSDQGAAAGMILTFVDVTPIKGAERRLQMYLDSLPYEMAVLEKDGQISLVNAAWRGFAAANGINPERVGVGCNYFGVCRATDGPDRALAETAEAGVRAVLEGRAPSFMLEYPCHSPNEYRWFMMNAGPTDTGGAVVSHINITDRKRGEEKLRLAASVFECSGEAILIADSEERIISVNRAFVEMTGYQPQDILGKTPRTLASGRHDHSFYHAMWDELRTRGIWRGEVWNRRRNGQVYPEWLTISAVKNQMGSILNYVAVFTDISERKAAEQRLMDINAELEQFAYVASHDLREPLRMVNSYLTLIERRLGERLDAETQEFMRFATDGAKRMDSLILHLLEYSRIGRMSSPSRLISINELLAPFMAGLMPMQDQRQGEITVTGGECSVFVHESECTRLFQNVIGNALKYCDPDQNPRITITCQNTGEFVLVAVADNGIGIAMDQQDKVFRMFQRLHPREAYGGGTGIGLAVCKKIVENHGGRMWFESRAGEGATFYFTLPTKSDE; encoded by the coding sequence ATGAGTAAACGCGAGACAAATCGCAAATCGTCCGACCGGCGGTATGATGGCGCACCGGTCCCTTTTATCGTCGGGATCGGCGCTTCAGCCGGAGGGCTTGAGGCGCTCGAGCGGTTTTTCGAGCATATGCCCCCGGCCCCCACCGGCATGGCTTTCGTCGTTGTCCAGCATCTTTCTCCCGATCACAAAAGTCTGATGGTCGATCTGCTGTCGAAGCGGACATCCCTGCCGGTGTTGCAGGTTGAAGAGAACATGCGGGTGAATGCCGACACGGTTTATGTGCTGCCACCCGGCAAGACCCTGGTCATCCGTGACAGACATTTGCGCCTGGCGGCCAAGGATCAACGCAACGGCATCGTCTTGCCCATCGATATCTTTTTGCATTCCCTCGCCTTGGATCAGGGGGGGATGGCGGCAGCGGTGATCTTGTCGGGGACCGGGAGCGACGGTACCCGGGGGGTTCGGGCCATCCACGAACAAGGCGGCATGGTGGTGGTGCAAAACCCCGAGACAGCGCGCTTTGACGGTATGCCGCGCTCGGCCATCGATACCGGTATTGTCGACGAAATATTGCCCCCTGACGAAATCGCTCTGCGATTGCAGTCCTTCGTCAGTCAGGCGGCGACGGTGCATCCGGCGGAACAGTCGCAAAAGCAGATGCAAGGCGGCGCGGATGAGGTGGACCGGATCATCCGGGTCTTGCTGTCGCAGACCGGAACCGATTTTTCCCATTATCGGCGCGGCACCTTGGTTCGGCGGATCGAGCGGCGCATGCATCTCAATCAAGTGGAGCACTATACGGATTACGCCGTGCAACTGGCCGCCAGCCCGCAGGAAGCGGCCAATCTGCGCAAGGAATTGCTGATCAGCGTCACGGCTTTTTTCCGCGATCCCATAATGTTCGAGGATTTGCGGGCAAGCGTGCTTGAGCCGTTGGTGAAGCGGACGCCATCGGGGGCATCAATCCGCTTGTGGGTCTGCGGTTGTGCAACCGGCGAAGAAGCCTATTCCTTGGCTATTTTGTTGGCTGAGGCGGTGTCTGTAAGTAAAAAAGAAATTGATGTAAAAGTATTTGCCACGGATATCGATCGAAACGCCATGGATTTTGCCAGCGTAGGTATCTACGCTGAGAGCACAGTTGCTGATGTGTCTCCTGAGCTTCTTGATAAATATTTTATTAAGATTGGTGATAATTATAAGGTTGTTCCGCAAATCCGGCGTATGGTTTTGTTCGCCGCACATAATGTCATCAAGGATCCGCCCTTCACCAAGATTGACTTGGTGTCGTGCCGCAATCTGTTGATTTATTTCGAGCCTGAATTGCAGCAAGCCGTTCTGTCTCGGCTGCAATTTTCGCTCAAGGTTGGTGGCCATCTGATGCTGGGGTCAAGCGAGACCCTGGGTGGCATGGCGGATAATTTTGACGCTGTCAGTGGTAAAAATCGGATATTCCGTCTGACCTGTCAGCCGCCCTTGCCGCTTTCCGGTGTCGGCACGGCGACGGATAACGTTGGCCGGATGCTCCCCACTTTGGTGGCGCGGGGACGCGCGTCGCCTGGAATTGCCGTCGAGGAAGCCACCCAGGCCTTGTTGCGGTCCACCTGCCCGCCGACCCTGCTGGTGAATGAAGCCTTTGAAATGGTTCATAATTTTGGTGGGGTCGAGCGGTTTTTGCGCTTGCCGACCGGGGCCATCTCGCTGGATCTGCTGAAGCATTTGCCGTCCGGATTATCCGCCTTGTTGGCCGCCACCTTGCACCGGGTCTTCCGGGAATGGCAGGAAATCCATCTCCAAAACACCGTCATCGAGAACCAGGCGGGTGAGAGCGAGACGATCAAGCTGATCTTGCAACCGGTGCCAAGTCCCGGTGGCCTGCGGCGCCATGTCCTGGTGATGTTCATGGCCTGCACGCCCCGCGATGGCGATGCCATTACCATCGATGTGGATCAGGTCGCCAGCGAACGCATCCGGACGCTGGAGAACGAACTGCAAAGCAGCCGCGAAAGCCAGCAGACCGTCATCGAGGAACTGGAAACCACTAACGAGGAATTGCAGGCCACCAACGAGGAAATGTTGGCAGCCAATGAAGAATTGCAAAGCGCCAATGAAGAACTTCAGTCGGTGAATGAGGAACTTTACACCGTAAACGCCGAACTGAATGAAAAGGTGGATGAACTCACGCGCTTGAACAGCGACTTGGACACGCTGATGGAAGCGACCGATATCGGCATCGTCTTCCTTGACAATGCGGGCCTCGTCCGTCGATTCACGCCCATGGCCGGCAAGATCATCAATCTGATGGATCGCGATATCGGTCGGCCCATCTTCAATCTGTCCAACAATCTGGATTATCCGGATTTGTCCGACGACATCCGCTTGGTTCTGGCCAATTCCCAGTTTCTGGAACGTGAGGCGACAATCGCCGACGGCTCGTCGACCATGTTGATCCGCATGCATCCCTATCGAAGCGATCAGGGCGCGGCTGCCGGTATGATTTTAACGTTTGTCGATGTCACCCCCATCAAGGGGGCGGAACGGCGCTTGCAGATGTACCTAGATTCCCTGCCTTACGAGATGGCGGTTTTGGAGAAGGACGGGCAGATCTCGTTGGTGAATGCCGCCTGGCGTGGTTTTGCCGCCGCCAACGGCATCAACCCCGAACGGGTCGGGGTCGGATGCAATTACTTCGGCGTCTGTCGTGCCACCGATGGGCCGGATCGGGCCTTGGCGGAAACGGCCGAAGCCGGGGTGCGGGCGGTCCTGGAAGGGCGTGCGCCCAGCTTCATGCTGGAATATCCTTGCCACTCCCCCAACGAATACCGCTGGTTCATGATGAATGCCGGTCCGACCGACACCGGCGGGGCGGTGGTCAGTCACATCAACATCACCGACCGCAAACGCGGGGAAGAAAAGCTGCGTCTGGCCGCCAGTGTGTTTGAATGCAGCGGCGAGGCCATTCTGATCGCCGATTCGGAGGAGCGGATCATTTCCGTCAATCGGGCCTTTGTCGAGATGACCGGTTATCAGCCCCAGGATATTTTGGGCAAGACACCGCGGACCCTGGCCTCGGGCCGCCACGATCACAGCTTTTATCATGCCATGTGGGATGAACTCAGAACCCGTGGCATCTGGCGCGGCGAGGTGTGGAACCGTCGCCGCAACGGCCAAGTCTATCCGGAATGGCTCACCATCAGCGCCGTGAAAAACCAGATGGGGAGCATCCTCAACTACGTGGCGGTATTCACCGATATCAGCGAGCGCAAGGCGGCCGAGCAGCGTCTGATGGACATCAATGCCGAACTGGAGCAATTCGCCTATGTCGCCAGCCACGATCTGCGCGAGCCTTTGCGCATGGTCAATTCCTATCTGACCTTGATCGAACGGCGTTTGGGGGAAAGGCTGGATGCCGAAACCCAGGAATTCATGCGCTTCGCCACCGATGGCGCCAAACGCATGGATTCCCTTATTTTGCATCTGTTGGAATATTCCCGCATCGGTCGGATGTCGAGCCCAAGTCGCCTGATCAGTATCAACGAATTGCTGGCTCCTTTCATGGCCGGCCTGATGCCCATGCAGGATCAACGGCAAGGTGAGATTACGGTAACTGGCGGTGAGTGCTCGGTTTTCGTCCATGAAAGCGAATGCACGCGCCTGTTCCAGAACGTCATCGGCAATGCCCTGAAATATTGTGATCCCGATCAAAACCCGCGCATCACCATTACCTGTCAGAATACCGGCGAATTTGTTCTGGTGGCGGTGGCCGATAACGGCATCGGCATCGCCATGGATCAGCAGGACAAGGTGTTTCGCATGTTCCAGCGGCTGCACCCGCGCGAGGCCTATGGCGGCGGCACCGGCATTGGCCTAGCCGTATGCAAGAAGATCGTGGAAAACCATGGCGGTCGCATGTGGTTTGAATCAAGGGCCGGCGAGGGGGCGACGTTCTATTTCACCTTGCCGACCAAGTCCGACGAATGA